GAGCTGAGAAAGGTCAGCTTCTTTATTGTTGCCGTGCCAACGCCTATCGACGACCACAACCTTCCCGACCTGAAGCCGCTTTTGGGGGCAACTCGTACCATCGGACAGGTATTGAAGAAGGGCGACTACGTGGTGTACGAGTCGACCGTATACCCCGGCTGCACCGAGGAGGATTGTATTCCTTTGCTCGAAGAGCTGTCGGGTCTGAAGTTCAACCAGGACTTTAAGGTGGGCTTCTCGCCCGAGCGTATCAACCCCGGCGACAAGGTGCATACGCTTACCAGCGTGGTGAAGATCACCTCGGGTGGTGATGCCGAGTCGGCCGAGGAGATCGCCAAGACCTACGAGATCGTCATTAAGCCGGGCGTGCACCGCGCGTCGTGCATCAAGGTGGCCGAGGCTGCCAAGATCATCGAGAACACCCAGCGCGACATCAACATCGCCTTTATGAACGAGCTCTCCATCATCTTCAGCCGTATGGGCATCAACACCTACGAGGTGCTGGAGGCCGCCGGTACGAAGTGGAACTTCCTGAAGTTCTTCCCCGGGCTGGTGGGCGGCCACTGCATCGGTGTAGACCCCTACTACCTATCGTACAAGGCCAAGGCGGTGGGCTACCACGCGCAGATCATCAACTCGGGCCGCTTCATCAACGACACGATGGGCGGGTACATCGCCAAGCAGGTGGTGAAGAAGGTGATTGCCGCCGACAAGGAGGTGAAGAAGGCCAAGATCCTGATCATGGGCGTTACCTTTAAGGAGGACGTGGCCGACATCCGCAACTCGAAGGTGGTGGACATCTACAACGAGCTCAAATCGTACGGCATCCACCAGATTGATGTGGTTGACCCCTACGCGTCGTCGGATGAGGTGCACCACGAGTACGGATTCCATCTTGCCGATGGTAAGGTAACGGATAGGTACGACGCCATCATCGTGGCCGTATCGCACCGCGACTACCTGACGTTGGACCGCGACTACTTCCGCTCGATCGCCAACGAGGGCTGCGTCTTTGTTGACGTGAAGGGCATCTTTCGCGAGATGAGGGAGACCTTTACCTACTGGAGCCTATAGCCTATAAGGTCTCATGATACTTCGGGCCAGCGTCTCCAAAGCGCTGGCCTTTTTGTTGAGC
This window of the uncultured Acetobacteroides sp. genome carries:
- a CDS encoding nucleotide sugar dehydrogenase; the encoded protein is MYEELINKKATLGVIGLGYVGLPIALEFARKLKVVGFDINEARVELMRKGIDPSKELEHEAFEDADILFTSDIEELRKVSFFIVAVPTPIDDHNLPDLKPLLGATRTIGQVLKKGDYVVYESTVYPGCTEEDCIPLLEELSGLKFNQDFKVGFSPERINPGDKVHTLTSVVKITSGGDAESAEEIAKTYEIVIKPGVHRASCIKVAEAAKIIENTQRDINIAFMNELSIIFSRMGINTYEVLEAAGTKWNFLKFFPGLVGGHCIGVDPYYLSYKAKAVGYHAQIINSGRFINDTMGGYIAKQVVKKVIAADKEVKKAKILIMGVTFKEDVADIRNSKVVDIYNELKSYGIHQIDVVDPYASSDEVHHEYGFHLADGKVTDRYDAIIVAVSHRDYLTLDRDYFRSIANEGCVFVDVKGIFREMRETFTYWSL